The following proteins are encoded in a genomic region of Reichenbachiella sp.:
- a CDS encoding dihydroorotase, translating into MNILLREAKILDPHSPHHNKVVNIHIKDGKIVSIDNKEHRADTVIEAKGKLLTPGWFDMKVNFNDPGNEHKEDLASGAAAAAQGGFTGVATLPNTDPVVQTKGHVEYVLSKSKAYLTDIYPTAAVTLETKGEDLTEMLDLHAAGAIAFTDGEKPIWHTDMMLKSLIYLKKIDGLLISQPEDQLLTRFGSMNEGTVSTVLGLKGMPTLAEHLMIKRDLDLLEYAGGKIHFSNISSKESIKLIKKAKKKGYQITCDVSIHHLVHTDEDLMSYDSNFKINPPLRTEKDRKALIKGLQEGVIDAIVSAHTPQDEENKKLEFDLAGFGISGLQTMLPSLLALGKELDPTVWIEKVTANPRTILKLDPATIDEKQEANLTLIDPKVKWILNDETNKSKSRNTPFYNQELTGKVMAVINGNQFQTFE; encoded by the coding sequence TAAAGTAGTCAATATTCATATCAAGGATGGAAAGATTGTTTCCATTGACAATAAAGAGCATCGTGCGGATACAGTCATAGAAGCCAAAGGCAAGCTACTGACACCTGGGTGGTTCGACATGAAAGTCAATTTCAATGACCCGGGCAATGAACACAAAGAAGATTTGGCCAGCGGAGCCGCAGCCGCTGCTCAAGGTGGGTTCACCGGAGTTGCTACCCTGCCAAATACTGACCCTGTGGTACAAACAAAAGGGCATGTAGAATATGTCTTATCAAAGTCTAAGGCCTATTTAACTGACATTTACCCCACCGCCGCAGTTACGCTAGAAACTAAAGGAGAAGACCTAACAGAAATGTTGGACCTCCATGCAGCCGGAGCCATTGCCTTTACAGATGGTGAAAAACCAATCTGGCACACAGATATGATGCTGAAGTCATTGATCTACCTGAAAAAAATCGATGGTTTACTTATTAGCCAACCAGAAGATCAGTTGCTGACGAGATTCGGCTCTATGAATGAAGGAACGGTCAGTACTGTACTGGGCCTAAAAGGCATGCCGACCTTGGCAGAGCACCTAATGATCAAAAGGGATCTTGATCTGCTAGAATATGCAGGAGGAAAAATCCATTTCTCTAACATCTCTTCAAAAGAGAGTATCAAGCTGATCAAAAAAGCAAAAAAGAAAGGATATCAGATCACCTGCGATGTGAGTATTCATCACCTGGTACATACCGATGAAGATCTGATGAGCTATGATTCCAACTTTAAAATCAACCCACCTCTTCGAACCGAAAAAGATAGAAAAGCATTGATCAAAGGGCTTCAGGAAGGTGTGATAGACGCCATCGTTTCTGCACACACTCCACAGGATGAGGAAAATAAGAAATTAGAATTTGATCTGGCGGGGTTTGGCATCTCTGGATTGCAAACCATGCTTCCATCCTTGTTAGCCTTAGGTAAAGAATTGGACCCAACAGTCTGGATAGAAAAAGTGACTGCAAACCCCAGAACCATTCTCAAGTTGGATCCAGCGACTATTGATGAAAAGCAGGAAGCCAACCTCACGCTTATTGACCCAAAAGTCAAATGGATACTCAATGATGAGACCAACAAATCAAAATCAAGAAACACCCCATTCTACAATCAAGAACTGACAGGAAAAGTAATGGCAGTAATCAACGGCAATCAATTTCAAACTTTCGAATAA